Proteins found in one Candidatus Poribacteria bacterium genomic segment:
- a CDS encoding sigma-70 family RNA polymerase sigma factor: MKFHSKNHNGNLDTIAMFIKEHERLLRCIIKTYIKNVDDAEDVFQEATLKILEHFEKGKSVKHPKAWMARIVRNECVNFQRQMERYANRNIALVPFINRAAFGGGMSIPDEQHQAVITQEILDRIAALGSIYSDVVLLWIDGYTAVEISERLGIAEGTVRTRLCYIRKKVREYLQIGNA, from the coding sequence ATGAAATTTCATAGCAAGAATCACAACGGCAATTTGGATACAATCGCGATGTTTATCAAGGAACATGAACGTTTACTTCGATGCATCATCAAGACATACATTAAAAATGTAGATGATGCCGAGGATGTCTTTCAAGAAGCAACCCTTAAGATCCTTGAACACTTTGAGAAGGGTAAATCTGTGAAACATCCGAAGGCATGGATGGCCAGGATCGTCAGAAACGAGTGCGTCAATTTCCAGCGTCAAATGGAAAGATACGCAAATAGAAACATAGCCCTGGTACCCTTTATTAACCGTGCGGCGTTTGGCGGCGGTATGAGTATCCCCGATGAGCAGCATCAAGCAGTCATTACCCAAGAGATTCTGGATCGGATTGCGGCACTGGGTTCGATCTATAGTGATGTAGTGCTGTTATGGATTGATGGATACACCGCTGTTGAGATTTCAGAGAGATTGGGGATTGCCGAAGGCACAGTGAGAACTCGGCTCTGTTATATCAGAAAGAAGGTCCGAGAGTACTTGCAGATAGGAAATGCCTAA